A stretch of the Alnus glutinosa chromosome 6, dhAlnGlut1.1, whole genome shotgun sequence genome encodes the following:
- the LOC133871503 gene encoding uncharacterized protein LOC133871503, which produces MPLFPPPLSVTTAALLSSVPSNVIVLTQDLADELVLVDTKLDKLRGEMLDLQHAVAFFPHTKIHASVDYAVTVGSDLYIVTAEARQILDSSNYPSIGSSFPIISTLADPHRRSLTPSTMPITRLRLCWDSFHFARSEYSKK; this is translated from the coding sequence ATGCCCTTATTTCCTCCACCCCTCTCGGTCACCACCGCTGCCCTTCTTTCCTCCGTCCCCAGCAACGTCATCGTTCTCACCCAAGACCTCGCCGATGAACTCGTCCTCGTCGACACCAAGCTCGACAAGCTTCGCGGCGAGATGCTCGACCTCCAGCACGCCGTTGCCTTCTTCCCCCACACCAAAATTCACGCCTCCGTCGACTACGCCGTCACCGTCGGATCCGATCTCTACATCGTCACTGCCGAGGCCCGCCAGATCCTCGACTCATCCAACTATCCAAGTATTGGTTCCTCGTTCCCGATCATCTCGACGCTCGCCGATCCTCATCGCAGATCCTTAACTCCATCGACTATGCCGATCACTCGGCTTCGGCTTTGTTGGGATTCCTTCCATTTTGCTAGGTCTGAATACTCAAAGAAATGA
- the LOC133871252 gene encoding trihelix transcription factor ASR3 produces MKHKMENEESKQLCVSGSRRTRSQAAPEWSVEGALILVNEIAAIEADCSNALSSYQMWNIIAQNCTALDKPRTLNQCRRKWDSLVSEYNKIKQWELQCGSGLYWSLESERRRQCGLPENFDSELFKAVDDLVRAREKKSDTDPDSDPEAELEVVDVAAELGSKRQRRRLTSPKIRLEEKPLISYKKEEPPRSHTEEKLQKRLLEDPENSPTEESPQGSCFKEKYQKSHEEDPVESPIEEKCNQSHGKGKPQKSWVEEKGTIGIEEPEQMMIKKLHENAELIDAIVSENLDFGAADVKNVEDYQTDFARRQGDKLITCLRDIVNTLDQFSDLVQECE; encoded by the exons ATGAAGCATAAAatggaaaatgaagaaagcAAACAATTATGTGTTTCGGGTTCTAGACGCACGCGTTCTCAGGCAGCTCCAGAGTGGTCTGTAGAGGGTGCACTCATTCTTGTGAATGAGATTGCTGCTATTGAAGCAGATTGCTCGAATGCTTTGTCTAGCTATCAGATGTGGAATATAATAGCGCAGAACTGCACTGCTTTGGATAAACCGCGGACTTTGAATCAGTGTCGGAGGAAGTGGGACTCCCTGGTATCTGAGTACAACAAGATCAAGCAGTGGGAGTTGCAGTGTGGGAGTGGTTTGTATTGGTCTCTGGAAAGTGAAAGGAGAAGACAATGTGGGCTTCCAGAAAATTTTGACAGTGAGCTGTTCAAAGCGGTTGATGATCTTGTAAGGGCACGGGAGAAGAAATCGGATACAGACCCAGATAGTGATCCAGAAGCAGAGCTTGAGGTGGTTGATGTAGCTGCAGAACTAG GGTCCAAGAGGCAAAGGCGGCGGTTAACATCTCCAAAAATCCGTTTAGAGGAAAAGCCTTTGATAAGCTACAAAAAGGAAGAGCCTCCGAGAAGCCACACTGAAGAAAAGCTTCAGAAAAGACTCCTAGAAGATCCTGAGAATAGCCCAACGGAAGAAAGTCCTCAGGGAAGTTGCTTCAAAGAAAAGTATCAGAAAAGCCATGAAGAAGATCCTGTGGAAAGCCCTATAGAAGAGAAGTGTAACCAAAGTCATGGTAAAGGAAAGCCTCAGAAAAGTTGGGTGGAAGAAAAGGGGACAATTGGTATAGAAGAACCGGAGCAAATGATGATTAAGAAATTGCATGAGAATGCAGAACTGATTGACGCCATTGTTTCTGAAAATTTAGACTTTGGGGCTGCTGATGTGAAGAATGTTGAGGACTACCAAACTGATTTTGCAAGACGTCAAGGAGACAAACTTATCACATGCCTCAGAGACATTGTAAACACCCTTGATCAGTTCAGTGATCTTGTTCAAGAATGTGAATAG